The Pyxidicoccus sp. MSG2 DNA segment TTCGAGCGCCCCGGCATCTCCGGGCGCATGGACATCGCCGTCATCGAGGACGAGGGCCGTGACGAGGAGGGCAATCTCGTGTTCCGCGCCCGCCGGACGCTGGTGGTCCGCGCCACCAAGGAGACCCCGTGATGCCCGCGCGCAAGCTGTACTTCGAGTCCATCCGCGTAGGCGACGAGCTGCCGGCCCTGGCCAAGGCCCCCGTCGACCGCGTGCAGCTGTCCCGCTATGCCGGCGCCTCCGGTGACTACAACCCCGTCCACGTGGACGAGGTCTACGCCAAGAGCGTGGGCATGCCGAGCGTCTACGCTCCCGGCATGCTCGTGATGGGCATGCTCGGCCAGCTCATCAGCGACTGGGCCCGCGGCGGCCAGATGCGGCGCTACAACGTGCGCTTCATCAAGATGGTGTGGCCGGGCGACACCGTCGTCTGCAAGGGCCGCGTCAGCGACAGGCACGGCACCGGCGGCCGCTACTTCGTCGAAATCGACCTCTGGGCGGAGAACCAGCGCGGCGAGCTGGTGATGAAGGGCACCTCGCAGATCCAGCTCTTCTTCTCCCTCGAGGACGAGAACCGGCAGCGCTCCGGCCAGGCCCCCATCGTCGTGGAAGTCCCCCGGGAGAGCCTGAGCACCGCCGCTCCGGCCGCCACCGCCGCCAGCGGCGAGGGCGCCCCCGAGGAGGGCGAGGAAGGGGACGAGCGCCGCACCGGCGCCTCCTCCAAGAAGACCGCCCCCCGGGAGAAGCCCGCCGCCAAGACGGCGTCCCTTCCCGCCGCCAAGAAGGCGAAGAAGTAGGCACTTTCCCGCGCGCTTGACGGGCGGTTCTGACCGCCCCTCAACGCGCAGTGTCATTCAGGGTTGACTCAAAAATCAGTCGCCGCCACACTTCCTGCGTCTTACCTGGGCCACTGACCCCTTTGCCCTCCTGGAGGGCAGGCAGTGAGCCGTCACGCAGGAGTGGCCATGTCCGCCGGCATCAACACCTACAAGACCGACCTCAGAGAAATCTTCTTCACGCTGTTCGAGCAGTTCGGCTTCGGCCAGGTGTCCGGCCAGGCCCCGTACGAGGCCTGGGGCCCGGACGAGGCCAAGGCGGTGCTCACGGAGACGTACCGCTTCGCGCGCGAGGTGCTCGGGCCCCTCAACTCGGTGGGCGACCGCGAGGGCTGCCGGGTGGAGAACGGCTCCGTCTTTACCCCCACCGGCTTCAAGGACGCGTGGAAGAAGCTCTATGAGCAGGGCTTCAAAACCGTCGCCGTGGACCCCGAGCACGGTGGCCAGGGCGCGCCGATGATGCTCCAGGTGACGGTGGAGGAGCTGCTGTCGGGCTCCAACACCGCGTTCAACATGTACCCCGGCCTGGCCTTCGGCGCCGCCGAGGTCATCGCCGAGTGCGGGACGCCCGCCCAGCAGAAGATGTACGTGGAGCGCATGCTCAACGGGACGTGGGGCGGCACCATGTGCCTCACCGAGCCGCACGCCGGCTCCGACGTGGGCGCGGCCAAGTCCACCGCCCGCCGCAACGCCGACGGCACCTACAACATCCGCGGCACCAAGATCTTCATCTCGGGCGGCGACCACGACATGGCGGACAACATCATCCACCTCGTGCTCGCGCGCATCGACGGTGCCTCGCCGGGCACCAAGGGCCTGTCGCTGTTCATCGTCCCCAAGCTGCGCATCAACGCGGACGGCAGCGCCGGCAAGGCGAACGACGTGGGCGTGGGCTCCATCGAGCACAAGATGGGCATCAACGGCTCCGCCACCTGTGTCATCAACTTCGGTGAGAGCGACGCGTGTATCGGTGAGCTCGTCGGTACCGTCGAGCACGTCGGCATGAGCCAGATGTTCAAGATGATGAACGGCGCGCGCATCGCCGTGGGCATCCAGGGCCTCGGGCTCGCGTCGGCCGCGTACTACAACGCGCTCGACTACGCGAAGGACCGCAAGCAGGGCTCGCACTTCACCAAGTGGAAGGACCCGACCGCGCCCCGCGCCGCCATCATCGAGCACCCGGACGTCCGGCGCATGCTGCTGGACATCAAGGCGCACGTGGAGGGCATCCGCTCGCTCATCATCAAGCTGGCCATGCACCTGGACAAGGCGCGCCAGCTGGCCGGCAAGGACGACGACGCGGCCACCTACCACAAGGGCCAGGTGGAGCTGCTAACCCCGCTGGTGAAGGCCTACGGCTCCGACCAGGCCTTCCGCCTGTGCGCCCAGGCCATCCAGGTCTACGGCGGCGCCGGCTACATCCAGGACTATCCGGTGGAGCAGTACACGCGCGACTCGAAGATCTTCTCCATCTACGAGGGCACCAACCACATCCAGGCCATGGACCTGGTGGGCCGCAAGCTGGGTCAGGCCGGCGGCACGCACTTCCAGCAGTTCATGGGTGACGTGGGCGCCTTCATCGAGGCCAACCGCGAGCACGCCGTGTACGGCGAGGCCGTGAAGACGCTGGCGTCCGCGCAGGAGGCCGTCATGTCCAGTGCGATGACGGTGTTCAGCTGGTCCCAGGACGGCGCGAAGTTCCCGCTGATTCCGCTCTCCGCCAACCGCTTCCTGCAGATGATGTCCGAGCTGGCGGTGGGCTGGCTGCTGCTGGACGCCGCCCTCATCGCCGACAAGGCCCAGGCCTCCGTGTCCGCGGAACACCCGGACCGCGCCTTCTACGAGGGCAAGAAGTTCAGCGCCCTCTACTACGCGCGCAACGTGCTGCCCGGCGTGGAGCAGGCCGCGCGGATGATTGCCACCGAGGACACCTCGCCGATGGACATCTCGGACGCGGCCTTCGGCTCCGTCTGAGTCACCGCCCCTTCACGAGGGGCGCCTGAAACACCTGAGGCCACCCGGGCTCCTTCGCCTGGGTGGCCTCTGTGTTTTCCAGGCGGGCCCGAGGGCTTCCGGGCGCTAGTCGCCCTCGCGCACGCCGATGGCGAGCTGGCCGAGGCCGGCCTTCTTCGCCAGCTCCATCACCTGCACCACGGTGCCGTGGGAGACGCCCTCGTCCGCCTGGACGATGACGACGGTGTCCGGGTCCTTGAGCTTCGCGTCGTCGAACGTCTTGCGCAGCTCCTCCTCGGAGACGACGTTGCCGGCGAGCACGTAGCGCCCGTCGGCGAGCACCGCCACGGACAAATCGGTGCTGCGCGCGGTGACGTCCGCGGCGCCGCCCTTGGGCAGGTTCACCTTCAGGCCGGCCTTGGCGCCGCCGCCGGGCCCCTGCTGGACGATGACGGAGCTGGTCACCATGAAGATGATGAGCAGCACCAGGAAGATGTCGGTGAGGGGGGTGATGTTGATTTCGGCGAAGACGCCCTCTTCGCCCTCGTTGTCCCCCGGAGTCTTTCCCATGGCCATGGTGGGTGTCCTCCGGGCCTACGCGAGCTTCGGGTCCGGGCGCGGCACGGCGGGCGGCTGGGACTCACGATTGGGGGCCGGCTCGGGGGGCAGGGGGGCGCCCGAGGCGCGCTCCTTGAGCAGCTCCACGAACTCGTCGCCCAGCAGGCGCAGCTCCACCAGCACGCGCGACAGGCGGGCCTGGAAGTAGTTGTAGAAGAACATGGCCTGCACCGCGACGAGGATGCCCACCGCGGTGGCGACGAGCGCCTCGGAGATGCCCGTCATCACGGCCGCGCTGCCGCCGGTGCCGCCGGCCTCCACGTCCAGGCCCAGGTCCTTGAAGGAACGCATGATGCCCGCCACGGTGCCGAACAGGCCGACGAAGGGGGTGATCGAGCCGATGGTGGCCAGCATCCACAGGTTGCGGCGCAGCTTCAGTCCCACCTGGGCGCGCTCGCGCTCCACGGCCGCCTCCACGCCGGCGCCCCCAGTGGTGCGGGAGCGCTCCATGCGGTCGAAGCCGGCGAGGAAGATGTCGGCGGCCACCGAGTCCGAGCGCTCGGCGGCGGTGCGGGCCGCGACCACGTCGCCGCGCAGCAGGTGCTTGTTCACCGCCTCGCCCAGGGTGCGGGAGCGCTCGCTCACCCCCCATAGGGCGATGAGCCGCTCCACGGCGACGACCAGCGCGATGACGGAGGCCAGCAGCAACAGGGCGAGGGTGACGCCGCCCAGGCGAAGGTAATGGAGGATGTCGTTCAGGCTCATTGGTGGGTGACCGGGCAGGGCGGCATGGCCCAGACTAGGAGATATGAACCGCGCAGCCGCCGCAATCTTCCTGGCAGTCCTCTGTTCCGCGTGCCCCAAGCGAATCGAGTTCGGTCCCGAGGGTGAACTCACCGACGCGAAGGTCGTCTACCAGCGCGTCCGCGAGAATCAGGACAACATCCTGTCCCTGGAGGGCGACTCCAAGATGCGCGTCGAGTCCCCGCAGGGCAGCGGCACCCTGAGCATGTTCGTCTCCGTCACCCGGCCGGCCATGCTGCACCTGGAGACGTTCGACTTCTTCAACCGCCCGCTCGCCTCCCTGGTGTCGGACGGGAATGGCTTTGGCCTGTATCAGACGGAGACCAACACCTACTTCCAGGGGCCCGCGAGCCCGGAGAACGTGTCGCGCTTCCTGCCGGTGGTGCTGCCCAACCAGGAACTGGTGGCCATCATGCTCGGCCAGGTGCCCCTCATCCCCCCGGAGCGGATGACGTTGGCGCTGGACCGCAAGGAAGGTGTCTACGTGTTGACGCTCCACAGCGGGCCCGCCACCCAGGTACTCCACGTGCACACCAAATACCTGCGCGTGATGAAGAGCCAGGTGCGGGGCGTCCCCGGGTACGACCTGGGCTTCGACGACTTCCAGGAGAAGGGCGCCCTCATCTTCCCCGGCAAGGTGGAGCTGGTGGCCGAGCAGGCGAAGACGCAGCTGCAGTTGCGCTACCAGCAGATCTCCCTCAACGGGCGGCCGGACCTCACGCTCTACGAGCTGCTCCCCCCGGAGGGGGCCAAGGTGGTGGAGGTGGACGAGCGCGGCCGGGAGCTGCCGGCCGGGGCACCCTCGCAGCCCCCCAGCTCGACCGAGCCCGCACCGGCGGTGCCGGGTTCCTGACCGGGCAGGCGCGGAAGAAGGGGCGCTGACCGCCGAGTCGATCTAGAGTGCTCCCCACGACATGGCACAGATCAAGCTCGGAGAACTGCTGATCAAGGCGAATGTGCTCCAGGAGAGCCAGCTCAAGGCCGCGCTCGCCGAACAGGCGAAGTGGGGCGGAAAGCTGGGCGAAATCCTGGTCAGGATGAGCCTCGTCTCCGAGGACATCCTGGTGCGCGCGCTGTCCAAGCAGCTCGGCATGCCGGCGGTGAACCTGGACGCGGTGCAGATGGTGCCGCCGCACGTCAAGGCGAAGATTTCCTCGCAGACGGCGCGCGACTTCTCGGTGCTGCCGCTCCAGCTTCGCGACGACGGCAAGACGCTGGTGGTGGCGATGTCCGACCCGCTCAACGTGCGGATGCTGGACGAGCTGCGCGCCGTCACCAAGTGCCGCATCGTCCCCAACGTGGCGGGCCGCAGCTCCATCGCCCGGGCCTTCCAGCGCATCTACGAGGAGAACGCGGAGCTGGAGGACGCGGACACCAACTTCAAGGTGGTGGACGCCCAGGGCCGCACGGTGGTGAAGAACCTGAAGGACCTGGACCCGGCAGCGGCCGCCGTGGCCGCTGCTCCCGCGGCCCGTCCGCCGCCTCCTCCACCCGCGCCCGCCGCCACGCGCCCGAGCACGGAGACGCCCGCGGTGCGCCCGGCCGCTCCCAGCGGCAGCCCCGCGGAGCTGCTGCGCAGCGTGGAGGACGTGCAGCGCAAGGAGGTCGCCGCCCTCAAGGCGATGGTGGAGTTGCTCATCGAGAAGGGCGTCTTCTCGCGCGAGGAGTACCTCGCCAAGGTCAAGCGGTAGCCCCTGCCCATGCGCAAGAAGATTGGTGAGCTGCTCATCGAGGCGGGTGTGGTGACGGAGGAGCAGGTCCGGGTTGCGCTCGGCCGCCGTGGTGCCCCGGGGCATCAGCGGCTGGGCGAGGTGCTCGTGGCCCAGGGGCTGTGCACGCCCGCGGACATCGCCCGTGCCCTGGCCGCACAGACCGGCCTGCCGTTCGTGGAGCTGCCGGAGGACATCCCCCAGGCCGTCACCGGGCTGGTGTCCGTGGACTTCCAGGCCGAGCACCGCGTGGTGCCCTTCCGCGTGGAGGTGGAGGGGCGCAGCGAGCGCATCCACATCGCCGTGGAGGACCCGGGTGACCTGACGCTGGTGGACGAGCTGCGCTTCCAGCTCCGCAAGCAGGTGCGCGTCTTCGTCGTCTCCTCGGACGACCTGGACACCGCGCTGGCCCGCGCCCGCGGCGAGCCGCTGGACATCGTGGAGGCCGAGCCGCTGGACGAGGAGCCGGGCACGCCTCCGCCTCCGCCGGTGGGTACGGGTGCCTCCCTGGAGTGGGACTTCCCGGAGCCCCCGAAGCCCCCGAAGCCCGCCCCCCCGCCCGCGCCGAAGCCGGCGGCGGCCGCCCCCGCCCGGCCCACGTTGCGCGGCTCGCCGCCGCCTCCACCCGTGGCGACGCCGCCGCCCCCGCCAGGCGCGGACATGCTGGATGACCTGCTGGGCGTGGAGCCCGCCGCCCCGGCGAAGCCTCCGCCGCCTCCGCCCGCTGACGAGGCCGGGGCCGGGGGCAAGCCCCGAGTGCCGGTGGTGCTGTTCGGCGGCGCGGCGCAGGGCGCGAAACCCTCCATGGCCCTCACGCCGACGCCGCAGTTCTCGGACGAGGACCTGGCCGTCCTCGACGACATCGAGCGCATCTCCCGGGGTGAGGAGGCTTCGCTGGACACGGAGAAGGTGAAGCCCGCCCGCATGGTGGCGAGCCTCATCCGCCTGCTCATCCGCAAGGGCCTCATCCAGGAAGGGGAGTTCCTGGAGGAGCTGGCGAGGAAGTGACGGCCGCCGCCCAGCGCCCCGACGCGGAGCGGCCCCTCCTGGACGTCCGCGGCCTCACCGCCGAGCTGTCCCTGGAGGAAGGCCCGGTGCGCGCGGTGGACGGCGTGTCCTTCTCCGTGCCCCCGGGCGGCACGCTCGGGGTGGTGGGGGAGAGTGGCTGCGGCAAGAGCCTCACCGCCCTGTCCGTGCTGGGGCTGGCGCCGAACCCGCCGGTGCGCGTGGTGGGGGGCGAGGTCCTCTTCCAGGGACGCGACTTGCTCAAGCTGCCCGAGGCCGAATTGCGCCGGGTGCGCGGCCACCACGCGGCCATGGTCTTCCAGGAGCCGATGACGTCGCTCAACCCCGTCTTTACCGTGGGGGAGCAGATTGCCGAGGGCGTCCGGCTGCACCTGGGCGCCTCGCGCGCGAAGGCGCGTGAGCGGGCGGTGGAGATGCTGCGGCAGGTGGGCATCCCCGCGCCGGAGGAGCGCGTGGACGCGTAC contains these protein-coding regions:
- a CDS encoding MaoC family dehydratase, which gives rise to MPARKLYFESIRVGDELPALAKAPVDRVQLSRYAGASGDYNPVHVDEVYAKSVGMPSVYAPGMLVMGMLGQLISDWARGGQMRRYNVRFIKMVWPGDTVVCKGRVSDRHGTGGRYFVEIDLWAENQRGELVMKGTSQIQLFFSLEDENRQRSGQAPIVVEVPRESLSTAAPAATAASGEGAPEEGEEGDERRTGASSKKTAPREKPAAKTASLPAAKKAKK
- a CDS encoding acyl-CoA dehydrogenase, with protein sequence MSAGINTYKTDLREIFFTLFEQFGFGQVSGQAPYEAWGPDEAKAVLTETYRFAREVLGPLNSVGDREGCRVENGSVFTPTGFKDAWKKLYEQGFKTVAVDPEHGGQGAPMMLQVTVEELLSGSNTAFNMYPGLAFGAAEVIAECGTPAQQKMYVERMLNGTWGGTMCLTEPHAGSDVGAAKSTARRNADGTYNIRGTKIFISGGDHDMADNIIHLVLARIDGASPGTKGLSLFIVPKLRINADGSAGKANDVGVGSIEHKMGINGSATCVINFGESDACIGELVGTVEHVGMSQMFKMMNGARIAVGIQGLGLASAAYYNALDYAKDRKQGSHFTKWKDPTAPRAAIIEHPDVRRMLLDIKAHVEGIRSLIIKLAMHLDKARQLAGKDDDAATYHKGQVELLTPLVKAYGSDQAFRLCAQAIQVYGGAGYIQDYPVEQYTRDSKIFSIYEGTNHIQAMDLVGRKLGQAGGTHFQQFMGDVGAFIEANREHAVYGEAVKTLASAQEAVMSSAMTVFSWSQDGAKFPLIPLSANRFLQMMSELAVGWLLLDAALIADKAQASVSAEHPDRAFYEGKKFSALYYARNVLPGVEQAARMIATEDTSPMDISDAAFGSV
- a CDS encoding ExbD/TolR family protein, whose amino-acid sequence is MAMGKTPGDNEGEEGVFAEINITPLTDIFLVLLIIFMVTSSVIVQQGPGGGAKAGLKVNLPKGGAADVTARSTDLSVAVLADGRYVLAGNVVSEEELRKTFDDAKLKDPDTVVIVQADEGVSHGTVVQVMELAKKAGLGQLAIGVREGD
- a CDS encoding MotA/TolQ/ExbB proton channel family protein — protein: MSLNDILHYLRLGGVTLALLLLASVIALVVAVERLIALWGVSERSRTLGEAVNKHLLRGDVVAARTAAERSDSVAADIFLAGFDRMERSRTTGGAGVEAAVERERAQVGLKLRRNLWMLATIGSITPFVGLFGTVAGIMRSFKDLGLDVEAGGTGGSAAVMTGISEALVATAVGILVAVQAMFFYNYFQARLSRVLVELRLLGDEFVELLKERASGAPLPPEPAPNRESQPPAVPRPDPKLA
- a CDS encoding DUF4292 domain-containing protein encodes the protein MNRAAAAIFLAVLCSACPKRIEFGPEGELTDAKVVYQRVRENQDNILSLEGDSKMRVESPQGSGTLSMFVSVTRPAMLHLETFDFFNRPLASLVSDGNGFGLYQTETNTYFQGPASPENVSRFLPVVLPNQELVAIMLGQVPLIPPERMTLALDRKEGVYVLTLHSGPATQVLHVHTKYLRVMKSQVRGVPGYDLGFDDFQEKGALIFPGKVELVAEQAKTQLQLRYQQISLNGRPDLTLYELLPPEGAKVVEVDERGRELPAGAPSQPPSSTEPAPAVPGS
- a CDS encoding general secretion pathway protein GspE — protein: MAQIKLGELLIKANVLQESQLKAALAEQAKWGGKLGEILVRMSLVSEDILVRALSKQLGMPAVNLDAVQMVPPHVKAKISSQTARDFSVLPLQLRDDGKTLVVAMSDPLNVRMLDELRAVTKCRIVPNVAGRSSIARAFQRIYEENAELEDADTNFKVVDAQGRTVVKNLKDLDPAAAAVAAAPAARPPPPPPAPAATRPSTETPAVRPAAPSGSPAELLRSVEDVQRKEVAALKAMVELLIEKGVFSREEYLAKVKR
- a CDS encoding general secretion pathway protein GspE — protein: MRKKIGELLIEAGVVTEEQVRVALGRRGAPGHQRLGEVLVAQGLCTPADIARALAAQTGLPFVELPEDIPQAVTGLVSVDFQAEHRVVPFRVEVEGRSERIHIAVEDPGDLTLVDELRFQLRKQVRVFVVSSDDLDTALARARGEPLDIVEAEPLDEEPGTPPPPPVGTGASLEWDFPEPPKPPKPAPPPAPKPAAAAPARPTLRGSPPPPPVATPPPPPGADMLDDLLGVEPAAPAKPPPPPPADEAGAGGKPRVPVVLFGGAAQGAKPSMALTPTPQFSDEDLAVLDDIERISRGEEASLDTEKVKPARMVASLIRLLIRKGLIQEGEFLEELARK